The Humulus lupulus chromosome 4, drHumLupu1.1, whole genome shotgun sequence genome has a window encoding:
- the LOC133830370 gene encoding uncharacterized protein At5g50100, chloroplastic isoform X2 has translation MALRGVAAISALAKRTQYNPSLLSISHSLTPKTHLHPLKLTPISVFQPGPNWGIWAGSEVASNPLSSKKEDEESSSPENWRIKMLYDGDCPLCMREVNMLRERNKSYGTIKFVDICSEDYSPEENQGLDFETAMGKIHAILSDGTVVTDVEAFRKLYEEVGLGWVYAITKYEPVRKIADAVYGVWAIYRLPITGRPPLEQIMEARRKNKGEVCKDNNSCKM, from the exons ATGGCATTAAGAGGAGTAGCTGCTATTTCTGCATTAGCCAAAAGAACCCAATACAACCCATCTCTCCTCTCAATTTCTCACTCTCTCACACCCAAAACCCATCTCCATCCTCTGAAACTCACCCCGATTTCTGTATTCCAACCAG GACCCAATTGGGGAATTTGGGCAGGGAGTGAGGTAGCTTCAAACCCTTTAAGTTCCAAGAAAGAAGATGAAGAATCTTCCTCACCAGAGAATTGGAGGATCAAAATGCTCTATGATGGAGATTGCCCGCTTTGCATGAGGGAG GTGAACATGCTTAGGGAGAGGAATAAAAGTTATGGCACCATCAAATTTGTTGATATTTGTTCAGAGGATTACTCTCCAGAGGAGAATCAGGGACTTGACTTTGAAACT GCTATGGGAAAGATTCATGCAATTCTATCTGATGGAACTGTAGTTACAGATGTTGAA GCATTTAGAAAACTATATGAAGAAGTTGGGCTTGGATGGGTTTAtgccataaccaaatatgaaccTGTAA GGAAGATTGCTGATGCTGTATATGGCGTTTGGGCTATATATCGTCTACCGATTACAG gtcgaCCGCCTCTAGAACAGATAATGGAAGCACGGCGAAAGAACAAG GGTGAAGTATGTAAAGACAACAATTCTTGTAAGATGTGA
- the LOC133830370 gene encoding uncharacterized protein At5g50100, chloroplastic isoform X1, with protein MALRGVAAISALAKRTQYNPSLLSISHSLTPKTHLHPLKLTPISVFQPGPNWGIWAGSEVASNPLSSKKEDEESSSPENWRIKMLYDGDCPLCMREVNMLRERNKSYGTIKFVDICSEDYSPEENQGLDFETAMGKIHAILSDGTVVTDVEAFRKLYEEVGLGWVYAITKYEPIGKIADAVYGVWAIYRLPITGRPPLEQIMEARRKNKGEVCKDNNSCKM; from the exons ATGGCATTAAGAGGAGTAGCTGCTATTTCTGCATTAGCCAAAAGAACCCAATACAACCCATCTCTCCTCTCAATTTCTCACTCTCTCACACCCAAAACCCATCTCCATCCTCTGAAACTCACCCCGATTTCTGTATTCCAACCAG GACCCAATTGGGGAATTTGGGCAGGGAGTGAGGTAGCTTCAAACCCTTTAAGTTCCAAGAAAGAAGATGAAGAATCTTCCTCACCAGAGAATTGGAGGATCAAAATGCTCTATGATGGAGATTGCCCGCTTTGCATGAGGGAG GTGAACATGCTTAGGGAGAGGAATAAAAGTTATGGCACCATCAAATTTGTTGATATTTGTTCAGAGGATTACTCTCCAGAGGAGAATCAGGGACTTGACTTTGAAACT GCTATGGGAAAGATTCATGCAATTCTATCTGATGGAACTGTAGTTACAGATGTTGAA GCATTTAGAAAACTATATGAAGAAGTTGGGCTTGGATGGGTTTAtgccataaccaaatatgaaccT aTAGGGAAGATTGCTGATGCTGTATATGGCGTTTGGGCTATATATCGTCTACCGATTACAG gtcgaCCGCCTCTAGAACAGATAATGGAAGCACGGCGAAAGAACAAG GGTGAAGTATGTAAAGACAACAATTCTTGTAAGATGTGA
- the LOC133832126 gene encoding uncharacterized protein LOC133832126, giving the protein MDRRQIDATSALEVAIQLARGQPAPTSQPDQPPSSHPQQNPQLERPQYHQDPPQPRNPQGPEQPPIAQQERPVQNPDRNNEQQPPSRAGRDNVQQQRLNRAEQHPKSPRRQTAGEQNPPSRGQRPSVSRRQVDLGSVVRGPPRHSNVRGPNDQHRRSPVYRDIPTGREGNSAYSRSHTHRSQFRDGHDYNEADSGRKNDGRQSEERGGQQNPPPMENRTTSQNVGGAA; this is encoded by the coding sequence ATGGATCGCCGGCAGATAGATGCCACATCGGCTTTAGAAGTGGCCATTCAATTAGCACGAGGACAACCTGCACCTACCTCCCAACCTGATCAGCCACCCAGCTCTCACCCTCAACAAAATCCGCAGTTAGAGCGTCCCCAGTATCATCAAgatccaccacaaccaaggaatcctcaaggaccaGAGCAACCTCCCATTGCTCAACAGGAAAGACCAGTCCAAAATCCTGATAGAAACAacgagcagcaaccaccctctcgGGCTGGTCGAGATAATGTTCAGCAACAAAGGCTGAATAGGGCCGAGCAACATCCCaaaagccctagacgccagacaGCTGGGGAGCAAAACCCTCctagcaggggacaacgtccctcAGTAAGTAGAAGACAAGTGGACTTAGGCTCtgtggtccggggtcccccacgacatagtaATGTCAGAGGACCTAATGACCAACACAGGCGTTCCCCTGTTTATCGAGACATACCAACAGGGAGAGAGGGGAATAGTGCGTACAGCAGGTCACACACTCATAggtcacaattcagagatggacatgattataatgaggcggaCTCTGGCAGGAAGAACGATGGTCGACAGTCGGAGGAGAGAGGCGGACAACAAAATCCTCCGCCAATGGAGAACCGAACGACAAGCCAAAATGTTGGGGGGGCAGCCTAA